One genomic window of Cricetulus griseus strain 17A/GY chromosome 3, alternate assembly CriGri-PICRH-1.0, whole genome shotgun sequence includes the following:
- the Palb2 gene encoding partner and localizer of BRCA2 isoform X16, with amino-acid sequence MEEPSGKPLSCAEKEKTEITDLPACDSWNPGSLHLVSKFKVPVLQIVPVPDVYNLICVALGNLEIREIRALLCSSGDESEKQVLLKSGNIKAVLGLTKRRLVSSIGTFCNQQIQIMTFAEDGGSKDEQLLMPPDETILTFAEVQGMQDALLGTTTVNNIVIWNLKTGQLLKKVHIDDSYQASICHRAYSEMGLLFVVLSHPCAKESQAFGSPMFQLLVINPKTAQSVRVLLCCLPQGQAGRFLEGDVKDHIAAAVLTSGTIAIWDLLLGHCTAVLPPVSDQNWSLVKWSGTDSHLLAGQKDGNIFIYRYF; translated from the exons ATGGAAGAGCCTTCCGGGAAGCCCCTCAGCTGTGCGGAGAAGGAAAAG ACTGAAATCACAGACCTCCCTGCTTGTGACAGCTGGAACCCCGGCAGCCTACACTTGGTCTCAAAGTTCAAG GTTCCAGTGTTACAAATAGTTCCGGTGCCTGATGTTTATAATCTCATATGTGTGGCTTTGGGAAATTTGGAAATCAGAGAAATCAG GGCATTGCTGTGCTCCTCTGGTGATGAAAGTGAAAAGCAAGTACTACTGAAAtctggaaatataaaagctgTGCTTGGCTTGACAAAGAGAAGACTAGTTAGTAGCATTGGAACCTTTTGCAATCAACAAATACAAATCATGACATTTGCTGAAGATGGAGG TAGCAAAGATGAACAGCTTTTGATGCCCCCTGATGAGACTATATTGACTTTTGCTGAAGTCCAGGGGATGCAGGATGCTCTGCTTGGTACCACCACTGTGAACAACATTGTGATCTG GAATTTAAAGACTGGCCAACTCCTGAAAAAGGTGCACATTGATGACTCTTACCAAGCTTCGATCTGTCACAGAGCCTATTCTGAGATG GGGCTCCTGTTTGTTGTTCTGAGTCATCCTTGTGCCAAAGAGAGCCAGGCCTTTGGAAGCCCCATGTTTCAGCTTCTGGTGATTAACCCTAAGACAGCTCAGAGTGTGCGTGTTCTGCTATGCTGTCTTCCTCAAGGGCAGGCTGGAAG GTTCCTGGAAGGGGATGTGAAAGATCACATTGCAGCAGCAGTCCTGACTTCTGGGACAATTGCCATTTGGGACTTGCTTTTGGGTCACTGCACTGCTGTCCTCCCACCTGTCTCTGATCAGAATTGGTCTTTGGTTAAATGGTCAGGTACAGACTCTCATTTGCTAGCTGGACAAAAGGATGGAAATATATTCATATACCGCTACTTTTAA
- the Palb2 gene encoding partner and localizer of BRCA2 isoform X13: MEEPSGKPLSCAEKEKTEITDLPACDSWNPGSLHLVSKFKNPSSSCSVDVSAVWWERAGVKEPCIITACEDVVSLWKPLDTLQWEKVHTWQFTEVPVLQIVPVPDVYNLICVALGNLEIREIRALLCSSGDESEKQVLLKSGNIKAVLGLTKRRLVSSIGTFCNQQIQIMTFAEDGGSKDEQLLMPPDETILTFAEVQGMQDALLGTTTVNNIVIWNLKTGQLLKKVHIDDSYQASICHRAYSEMGLLFVVLSHPCAKESQAFGSPMFQLLVINPKTAQSVRVLLCCLPQGQAGRFLEGDVKDHIAAAVLTSGTIAIWDLLLGHCTAVLPPVSDQNWSLVKWSGTDSHLLAGQKDGNIFIYRYF, encoded by the exons ATGGAAGAGCCTTCCGGGAAGCCCCTCAGCTGTGCGGAGAAGGAAAAG ACTGAAATCACAGACCTCCCTGCTTGTGACAGCTGGAACCCCGGCAGCCTACACTTGGTCTCAAAGTTCAAG AACCCTTCTAGTTCCTGTTCTGTGGATGTGAGTGCCGTGTGGTGGGAAAGAGCTGGTGTTAAGGAACCATGTATCATAACTGCTTGTGAAGATGTAGTTTCTCTTTGGAAGCCCTTGGATACTTTGCAGTGGGAAAAAGTTCATACCTGGCAATTCACAGAG GTTCCAGTGTTACAAATAGTTCCGGTGCCTGATGTTTATAATCTCATATGTGTGGCTTTGGGAAATTTGGAAATCAGAGAAATCAG GGCATTGCTGTGCTCCTCTGGTGATGAAAGTGAAAAGCAAGTACTACTGAAAtctggaaatataaaagctgTGCTTGGCTTGACAAAGAGAAGACTAGTTAGTAGCATTGGAACCTTTTGCAATCAACAAATACAAATCATGACATTTGCTGAAGATGGAGG TAGCAAAGATGAACAGCTTTTGATGCCCCCTGATGAGACTATATTGACTTTTGCTGAAGTCCAGGGGATGCAGGATGCTCTGCTTGGTACCACCACTGTGAACAACATTGTGATCTG GAATTTAAAGACTGGCCAACTCCTGAAAAAGGTGCACATTGATGACTCTTACCAAGCTTCGATCTGTCACAGAGCCTATTCTGAGATG GGGCTCCTGTTTGTTGTTCTGAGTCATCCTTGTGCCAAAGAGAGCCAGGCCTTTGGAAGCCCCATGTTTCAGCTTCTGGTGATTAACCCTAAGACAGCTCAGAGTGTGCGTGTTCTGCTATGCTGTCTTCCTCAAGGGCAGGCTGGAAG GTTCCTGGAAGGGGATGTGAAAGATCACATTGCAGCAGCAGTCCTGACTTCTGGGACAATTGCCATTTGGGACTTGCTTTTGGGTCACTGCACTGCTGTCCTCCCACCTGTCTCTGATCAGAATTGGTCTTTGGTTAAATGGTCAGGTACAGACTCTCATTTGCTAGCTGGACAAAAGGATGGAAATATATTCATATACCGCTACTTTTAA
- the Palb2 gene encoding partner and localizer of BRCA2 isoform X2 codes for MEEPSGKPLSCAEKEKLKEKLAFLKKEYSKTLARLKRAKRAEKVKNSKKAIEDCVSHQETSPQLSRSEPINEGSPCDTVQINHLDKETGENISVILDVEPQPFNHKNDQEVLYTQRAGDIQEQFPYVINSPDGKKGQDTLPGRAKKRWKKTSVSQEKEDLFDINSLMLPDKQGKTQEAISSKSPRSPITEKICLLNLKSKTPDPPALDTEIDGERLLVPLSGKSERDIDIPLKGNNVSMETTVPSWAMSDNNHSQHLEHTPPNSDCKIPTQSPASSINLEAQGRKITIFTDNPVVNKAVSASDQLPGSPISEAINSCSVSDLTHSNLPANTTQNFKSLKSPGNIVDERNETLQADEILGSSKSFSPVAVSPPATESQIHSCTMLEGLPFPAEYYVRTTRHMSDYQRKIALEAVIQSHLGVKKKGLKNKRKATKNVVLSSEETDQSESSMLDTCTGQSSSGSPSQELISSAEVSSPTTPAEADSHPGRRHRGKQKSVRVSTLDRQLLFPPYSTLGINMSKGKFTKHKCQDGKVVIHDFELPDEDFGPLKLKKLKSYSEKLIEPPNLKNYGERLPWERNHATLEELQIDSEMEDLKEELPAPSREEQHPGPTLKRKPTSKGLSSSVLLFTPTDTAAPNYSGRSTAYLCSPAFPVLGVTPAFASQATSENVATEIRQTCSTSQPSHLGDTSRLANNKQCNSSASSPKLDTNLHVSGRQGQPACDSDSGPQATPLPIESFTFRENQLCGNACLKLHEYSTEQTEITDLPACDSWNPGSLHLVSKFKNPSSSCSVDVSAVWWERAGVKEPCIITACEDVVSLWKPLDTLQWEKVHTWQFTEVPVLQIVPVPDVYNLICVALGNLEIREIRALLCSSGDESEKQVLLKSGNIKAVLGLTKRRLVSSIGTFCNQQIQIMTFAEDGGSKDEQLLMPPDETILTFAEVQGMQDALLGTTTVNNIVIWNLKTGQLLKKVHIDDSYQASICHRAYSEMGLLFVVLSHPCAKESQAFGSPMFQLLVINPKTAQSVRVLLCCLPQGQAGRFLEGDVKDHIAAAVLTSGTIAIWDLLLGHCTAVLPPVSDQNWSLVKWSGTDSHLLAGQKDGNIFIYRYF; via the exons ATGGAAGAGCCTTCCGGGAAGCCCCTCAGCTGTGCGGAGAAGGAAAAG TTGAAGGAAAAATTAGCATTTTTGAAAAAGGAATACAGCAAGACACTTGCTCGTCTTAAG CGTGCCAAAAGAGCTGAGAAGGTTAAGAACTCTAAGAAAGCAATAGAAGATTGTGTGTCCCATCAGGAAACCTCCCCACAGCTAAGCCGCTCTG AACCTATAAATGAAGGCTCTCCTTGTGATACGGTACAAATCAACCATCTTGATAAGGAAACTGGAGAAAACATCTCTGTGATACTTGATGTTGAACCTCAGCCCTTTAACCATAAAAATGACCAAGAAGTACTATATACACAAAGAGCAGGCGACATCCAAGAACAATTTCCATATGTCATCAACAGCCCTGATGGTAAAAAAGGGCAGGATACACTGCCAGGGAGAGCAAAGAAGCGGTGGAAGAAAACATCTGTTTCACAGGAGAAAGAGGATCTGTTTGACATTAATTCTCTCATGCTCCCTGACAAGCAAGGAAAGACACAGGAAGCAATCAGTAGCAAGAGTCCTAGGTCCCCAATAACTGAAAAGATTTGCCTTTTAAATCTGAAGTCTAAAACTCCTGACCCTCCAGCCCTTGATACAGAAATTGATGGAGAGCGTTTATTAGTTCCATTATCTGGCAAATCAGAAAGGGATATTGATATACCTTTAAAGGGAAACAATGTCTCCATGGAGACTACAGTTCCTTCATGGGCTATGTCAGACAACAATCATAGTCAACACCTTGAGCATACACCTCCTAACAGTGACTGCAAAATTCCTACTCAGAGCCCAGCTTCATCCATAAACCTGGAGGCACAAGGCAGAAAAATTACTATATTTACAGATAACCCAGTAGTAAATAAAGCTGTGAGTGCCAGTGATCAGCTCCCAGGAAGTCCTATTTCAGAGGCAATTAATTCATGTTCTGTAAGTGATCTTACTCACAGTAACTTGCCAGCAAATACTACCCAaaactttaaatctttaaaatctcCTGGTAACATTGTTGATGAAAGAAACGAGACTCTTCAAGCAGATGAAATTCTAGGTTCATCTAAGAGCTTCAGCCCAGTAGCAGTCTCTCCTCCTGCCACAGAAAGTCAAATACATTCTTGTACAATGCTTGAAGGCCTTCCGTTTCCTGCAGAATACTACGTTAGAACTACCCGTCATATGTCAGACTATCAGAGAAAAATAGCTCTGGAAGCTGTAATTCAAAGTCACTTGGGTGTCAAGAAGAAAgggcttaaaaataaaaggaaagcaacTAAGAATGTAGTCCTCTCCAGTGAAGAAACAGACCAAAGTGAAAGTAGTATGTTGGACACATGCACAGGACAGTCCAGTTCAGGAAGTCCTTCTCAGGAACTAATCTCATCAGCTGAGGTCAGCTCTCCCACAACACCTGCTGAAGCTGACAGCCATCCTGGTAGaagacacagaggaaaacaaaaatcagtccGAGTCTCCACACTGGATCGTCAGCTGCTTTTCCCTCCTTACAGCACATTGGGTATAAACATGTCCAAGGGCAAATTCACCAAGCATAAGTGTCAGGATGGAAAAGTGGTTATTCATG ACTTCGAGTTACCTGATGAAGACTTTGGGCCTCTTAAGCTTAAAAAGTTGAAGTCCTACTCAGAAAAGCTGATTGAGCCTCCTAACTTAAAAAACTATGGAGAGAGGCTTCCTTGGGAAAGAAATCATGCCACTCTGGAGGAACTGCAAATAGATTCAGAAATGGAGGACTTGAAAGAGGAACTCCCTGCTCCATCAAGAGAGGAACAGCATCCAGGGCCAACCCTGAAAAGGAAGCCTACCAGCAAGGGCCTTTCTTCATCCGTGCTGCTTTTCACTCCTACAGATACGGCTGCACCTAACTACAGTGGCAGATCTACTGCCTACCTGTGTTCACCTGCTTTCCCTGTCTTAGGCGTGACTCCagcttttgcctcccaagcaaCCAGTGAGAATGTAGCCACTGAAATTAGGCAGACTTGCTCTACATCCCAGCCTTCTCACTTGGGAGACACAAGCAGACTTGCTAATAACAAACAATGCAACAGTTCAGCCAGCTCACCAAAACTGGATACCAACCTGCATGTGTCAGGTAGGCAAGGACAACCTGCCTGTGACAGTGACTCTGGCCCCCAAGCAACACCTCTACCCATTGAGTCATTCACTTTCAGAGAAAATCAGCTCTGTGGAAATGCATGCCTCAAGTTACATGAATATTCCACTGAACAG ACTGAAATCACAGACCTCCCTGCTTGTGACAGCTGGAACCCCGGCAGCCTACACTTGGTCTCAAAGTTCAAG AACCCTTCTAGTTCCTGTTCTGTGGATGTGAGTGCCGTGTGGTGGGAAAGAGCTGGTGTTAAGGAACCATGTATCATAACTGCTTGTGAAGATGTAGTTTCTCTTTGGAAGCCCTTGGATACTTTGCAGTGGGAAAAAGTTCATACCTGGCAATTCACAGAG GTTCCAGTGTTACAAATAGTTCCGGTGCCTGATGTTTATAATCTCATATGTGTGGCTTTGGGAAATTTGGAAATCAGAGAAATCAG GGCATTGCTGTGCTCCTCTGGTGATGAAAGTGAAAAGCAAGTACTACTGAAAtctggaaatataaaagctgTGCTTGGCTTGACAAAGAGAAGACTAGTTAGTAGCATTGGAACCTTTTGCAATCAACAAATACAAATCATGACATTTGCTGAAGATGGAGG TAGCAAAGATGAACAGCTTTTGATGCCCCCTGATGAGACTATATTGACTTTTGCTGAAGTCCAGGGGATGCAGGATGCTCTGCTTGGTACCACCACTGTGAACAACATTGTGATCTG GAATTTAAAGACTGGCCAACTCCTGAAAAAGGTGCACATTGATGACTCTTACCAAGCTTCGATCTGTCACAGAGCCTATTCTGAGATG GGGCTCCTGTTTGTTGTTCTGAGTCATCCTTGTGCCAAAGAGAGCCAGGCCTTTGGAAGCCCCATGTTTCAGCTTCTGGTGATTAACCCTAAGACAGCTCAGAGTGTGCGTGTTCTGCTATGCTGTCTTCCTCAAGGGCAGGCTGGAAG GTTCCTGGAAGGGGATGTGAAAGATCACATTGCAGCAGCAGTCCTGACTTCTGGGACAATTGCCATTTGGGACTTGCTTTTGGGTCACTGCACTGCTGTCCTCCCACCTGTCTCTGATCAGAATTGGTCTTTGGTTAAATGGTCAGGTACAGACTCTCATTTGCTAGCTGGACAAAAGGATGGAAATATATTCATATACCGCTACTTTTAA
- the Palb2 gene encoding partner and localizer of BRCA2 isoform X3, with product MEEPSGKPLSCAEKEKRAKRAEKVKNSKKAIEDCVSHQETSPQLSRSEPINEGSPCDTVQINHLDKETGENISVILDVEPQPFNHKNDQEVLYTQRAGDIQEQFPYVINSPDGKKGQDTLPGRAKKRWKKTSVSQEKEDLFDINSLMLPDKQGKTQEAISSKSPRSPITEKICLLNLKSKTPDPPALDTEIDGERLLVPLSGKSERDIDIPLKGNNVSMETTVPSWAMSDNNHSQHLEHTPPNSDCKIPTQSPASSINLEAQGRKITIFTDNPVVNKAVSASDQLPGSPISEAINSCSVSDLTHSNLPANTTQNFKSLKSPGNIVDERNETLQADEILGSSKSFSPVAVSPPATESQIHSCTMLEGLPFPAEYYVRTTRHMSDYQRKIALEAVIQSHLGVKKKGLKNKRKATKNVVLSSEETDQSESSMLDTCTGQSSSGSPSQELISSAEVSSPTTPAEADSHPGRRHRGKQKSVRVSTLDRQLLFPPYSTLGINMSKGKFTKHKCQDGKVVIHDFELPDEDFGPLKLKKLKSYSEKLIEPPNLKNYGERLPWERNHATLEELQIDSEMEDLKEELPAPSREEQHPGPTLKRKPTSKGLSSSVLLFTPTDTAAPNYSGRSTAYLCSPAFPVLGVTPAFASQATSENVATEIRQTCSTSQPSHLGDTSRLANNKQCNSSASSPKLDTNLHVSGRQGQPACDSDSGPQATPLPIESFTFRENQLCGNACLKLHEYSTEQTEITDLPACDSWNPGSLHLVSKFKNPSSSCSVDVSAVWWERAGVKEPCIITACEDVVSLWKPLDTLQWEKVHTWQFTEVPVLQIVPVPDVYNLICVALGNLEIREIRALLCSSGDESEKQVLLKSGNIKAVLGLTKRRLVSSIGTFCNQQIQIMTFAEDGGSKDEQLLMPPDETILTFAEVQGMQDALLGTTTVNNIVIWNLKTGQLLKKVHIDDSYQASICHRAYSEMGLLFVVLSHPCAKESQAFGSPMFQLLVINPKTAQSVRVLLCCLPQGQAGRFLEGDVKDHIAAAVLTSGTIAIWDLLLGHCTAVLPPVSDQNWSLVKWSGTDSHLLAGQKDGNIFIYRYF from the exons ATGGAAGAGCCTTCCGGGAAGCCCCTCAGCTGTGCGGAGAAGGAAAAG CGTGCCAAAAGAGCTGAGAAGGTTAAGAACTCTAAGAAAGCAATAGAAGATTGTGTGTCCCATCAGGAAACCTCCCCACAGCTAAGCCGCTCTG AACCTATAAATGAAGGCTCTCCTTGTGATACGGTACAAATCAACCATCTTGATAAGGAAACTGGAGAAAACATCTCTGTGATACTTGATGTTGAACCTCAGCCCTTTAACCATAAAAATGACCAAGAAGTACTATATACACAAAGAGCAGGCGACATCCAAGAACAATTTCCATATGTCATCAACAGCCCTGATGGTAAAAAAGGGCAGGATACACTGCCAGGGAGAGCAAAGAAGCGGTGGAAGAAAACATCTGTTTCACAGGAGAAAGAGGATCTGTTTGACATTAATTCTCTCATGCTCCCTGACAAGCAAGGAAAGACACAGGAAGCAATCAGTAGCAAGAGTCCTAGGTCCCCAATAACTGAAAAGATTTGCCTTTTAAATCTGAAGTCTAAAACTCCTGACCCTCCAGCCCTTGATACAGAAATTGATGGAGAGCGTTTATTAGTTCCATTATCTGGCAAATCAGAAAGGGATATTGATATACCTTTAAAGGGAAACAATGTCTCCATGGAGACTACAGTTCCTTCATGGGCTATGTCAGACAACAATCATAGTCAACACCTTGAGCATACACCTCCTAACAGTGACTGCAAAATTCCTACTCAGAGCCCAGCTTCATCCATAAACCTGGAGGCACAAGGCAGAAAAATTACTATATTTACAGATAACCCAGTAGTAAATAAAGCTGTGAGTGCCAGTGATCAGCTCCCAGGAAGTCCTATTTCAGAGGCAATTAATTCATGTTCTGTAAGTGATCTTACTCACAGTAACTTGCCAGCAAATACTACCCAaaactttaaatctttaaaatctcCTGGTAACATTGTTGATGAAAGAAACGAGACTCTTCAAGCAGATGAAATTCTAGGTTCATCTAAGAGCTTCAGCCCAGTAGCAGTCTCTCCTCCTGCCACAGAAAGTCAAATACATTCTTGTACAATGCTTGAAGGCCTTCCGTTTCCTGCAGAATACTACGTTAGAACTACCCGTCATATGTCAGACTATCAGAGAAAAATAGCTCTGGAAGCTGTAATTCAAAGTCACTTGGGTGTCAAGAAGAAAgggcttaaaaataaaaggaaagcaacTAAGAATGTAGTCCTCTCCAGTGAAGAAACAGACCAAAGTGAAAGTAGTATGTTGGACACATGCACAGGACAGTCCAGTTCAGGAAGTCCTTCTCAGGAACTAATCTCATCAGCTGAGGTCAGCTCTCCCACAACACCTGCTGAAGCTGACAGCCATCCTGGTAGaagacacagaggaaaacaaaaatcagtccGAGTCTCCACACTGGATCGTCAGCTGCTTTTCCCTCCTTACAGCACATTGGGTATAAACATGTCCAAGGGCAAATTCACCAAGCATAAGTGTCAGGATGGAAAAGTGGTTATTCATG ACTTCGAGTTACCTGATGAAGACTTTGGGCCTCTTAAGCTTAAAAAGTTGAAGTCCTACTCAGAAAAGCTGATTGAGCCTCCTAACTTAAAAAACTATGGAGAGAGGCTTCCTTGGGAAAGAAATCATGCCACTCTGGAGGAACTGCAAATAGATTCAGAAATGGAGGACTTGAAAGAGGAACTCCCTGCTCCATCAAGAGAGGAACAGCATCCAGGGCCAACCCTGAAAAGGAAGCCTACCAGCAAGGGCCTTTCTTCATCCGTGCTGCTTTTCACTCCTACAGATACGGCTGCACCTAACTACAGTGGCAGATCTACTGCCTACCTGTGTTCACCTGCTTTCCCTGTCTTAGGCGTGACTCCagcttttgcctcccaagcaaCCAGTGAGAATGTAGCCACTGAAATTAGGCAGACTTGCTCTACATCCCAGCCTTCTCACTTGGGAGACACAAGCAGACTTGCTAATAACAAACAATGCAACAGTTCAGCCAGCTCACCAAAACTGGATACCAACCTGCATGTGTCAGGTAGGCAAGGACAACCTGCCTGTGACAGTGACTCTGGCCCCCAAGCAACACCTCTACCCATTGAGTCATTCACTTTCAGAGAAAATCAGCTCTGTGGAAATGCATGCCTCAAGTTACATGAATATTCCACTGAACAG ACTGAAATCACAGACCTCCCTGCTTGTGACAGCTGGAACCCCGGCAGCCTACACTTGGTCTCAAAGTTCAAG AACCCTTCTAGTTCCTGTTCTGTGGATGTGAGTGCCGTGTGGTGGGAAAGAGCTGGTGTTAAGGAACCATGTATCATAACTGCTTGTGAAGATGTAGTTTCTCTTTGGAAGCCCTTGGATACTTTGCAGTGGGAAAAAGTTCATACCTGGCAATTCACAGAG GTTCCAGTGTTACAAATAGTTCCGGTGCCTGATGTTTATAATCTCATATGTGTGGCTTTGGGAAATTTGGAAATCAGAGAAATCAG GGCATTGCTGTGCTCCTCTGGTGATGAAAGTGAAAAGCAAGTACTACTGAAAtctggaaatataaaagctgTGCTTGGCTTGACAAAGAGAAGACTAGTTAGTAGCATTGGAACCTTTTGCAATCAACAAATACAAATCATGACATTTGCTGAAGATGGAGG TAGCAAAGATGAACAGCTTTTGATGCCCCCTGATGAGACTATATTGACTTTTGCTGAAGTCCAGGGGATGCAGGATGCTCTGCTTGGTACCACCACTGTGAACAACATTGTGATCTG GAATTTAAAGACTGGCCAACTCCTGAAAAAGGTGCACATTGATGACTCTTACCAAGCTTCGATCTGTCACAGAGCCTATTCTGAGATG GGGCTCCTGTTTGTTGTTCTGAGTCATCCTTGTGCCAAAGAGAGCCAGGCCTTTGGAAGCCCCATGTTTCAGCTTCTGGTGATTAACCCTAAGACAGCTCAGAGTGTGCGTGTTCTGCTATGCTGTCTTCCTCAAGGGCAGGCTGGAAG GTTCCTGGAAGGGGATGTGAAAGATCACATTGCAGCAGCAGTCCTGACTTCTGGGACAATTGCCATTTGGGACTTGCTTTTGGGTCACTGCACTGCTGTCCTCCCACCTGTCTCTGATCAGAATTGGTCTTTGGTTAAATGGTCAGGTACAGACTCTCATTTGCTAGCTGGACAAAAGGATGGAAATATATTCATATACCGCTACTTTTAA
- the Palb2 gene encoding partner and localizer of BRCA2 isoform X9 — protein MEEPSGKPLSCAEKEKLKEKLAFLKKEYSKTLARLKTEITDLPACDSWNPGSLHLVSKFKNPSSSCSVDVSAVWWERAGVKEPCIITACEDVVSLWKPLDTLQWEKVHTWQFTEVPVLQIVPVPDVYNLICVALGNLEIREIRALLCSSGDESEKQVLLKSGNIKAVLGLTKRRLVSSIGTFCNQQIQIMTFAEDGGSKDEQLLMPPDETILTFAEVQGMQDALLGTTTVNNIVIWNLKTGQLLKKVHIDDSYQASICHRAYSEMGLLFVVLSHPCAKESQAFGSPMFQLLVINPKTAQSVRVLLCCLPQGQAGRFLEGDVKDHIAAAVLTSGTIAIWDLLLGHCTAVLPPVSDQNWSLVKWSGTDSHLLAGQKDGNIFIYRYF, from the exons ATGGAAGAGCCTTCCGGGAAGCCCCTCAGCTGTGCGGAGAAGGAAAAG TTGAAGGAAAAATTAGCATTTTTGAAAAAGGAATACAGCAAGACACTTGCTCGTCTTAAG ACTGAAATCACAGACCTCCCTGCTTGTGACAGCTGGAACCCCGGCAGCCTACACTTGGTCTCAAAGTTCAAG AACCCTTCTAGTTCCTGTTCTGTGGATGTGAGTGCCGTGTGGTGGGAAAGAGCTGGTGTTAAGGAACCATGTATCATAACTGCTTGTGAAGATGTAGTTTCTCTTTGGAAGCCCTTGGATACTTTGCAGTGGGAAAAAGTTCATACCTGGCAATTCACAGAG GTTCCAGTGTTACAAATAGTTCCGGTGCCTGATGTTTATAATCTCATATGTGTGGCTTTGGGAAATTTGGAAATCAGAGAAATCAG GGCATTGCTGTGCTCCTCTGGTGATGAAAGTGAAAAGCAAGTACTACTGAAAtctggaaatataaaagctgTGCTTGGCTTGACAAAGAGAAGACTAGTTAGTAGCATTGGAACCTTTTGCAATCAACAAATACAAATCATGACATTTGCTGAAGATGGAGG TAGCAAAGATGAACAGCTTTTGATGCCCCCTGATGAGACTATATTGACTTTTGCTGAAGTCCAGGGGATGCAGGATGCTCTGCTTGGTACCACCACTGTGAACAACATTGTGATCTG GAATTTAAAGACTGGCCAACTCCTGAAAAAGGTGCACATTGATGACTCTTACCAAGCTTCGATCTGTCACAGAGCCTATTCTGAGATG GGGCTCCTGTTTGTTGTTCTGAGTCATCCTTGTGCCAAAGAGAGCCAGGCCTTTGGAAGCCCCATGTTTCAGCTTCTGGTGATTAACCCTAAGACAGCTCAGAGTGTGCGTGTTCTGCTATGCTGTCTTCCTCAAGGGCAGGCTGGAAG GTTCCTGGAAGGGGATGTGAAAGATCACATTGCAGCAGCAGTCCTGACTTCTGGGACAATTGCCATTTGGGACTTGCTTTTGGGTCACTGCACTGCTGTCCTCCCACCTGTCTCTGATCAGAATTGGTCTTTGGTTAAATGGTCAGGTACAGACTCTCATTTGCTAGCTGGACAAAAGGATGGAAATATATTCATATACCGCTACTTTTAA